In a genomic window of Allomeiothermus silvanus DSM 9946:
- the thiS gene encoding sulfur carrier protein ThiS, with protein MVWINGKAVEAEGKSLSEVVEAVCGQRGISPDAVAVMLNDEIWVKGRWPARPLATGDVVEVVAMMQGG; from the coding sequence ATGGTGTGGATTAACGGCAAGGCCGTGGAGGCCGAGGGGAAGAGCCTGAGCGAGGTGGTCGAGGCCGTGTGCGGCCAGCGGGGGATAAGCCCCGACGCGGTCGCGGTGATGCTCAACGACGAGATCTGGGTCAAAGGCCGCTGGCCGGCCCGCCCCCTGGCGACGGGGGACGTGGTGGAGGTCGTGGCCATGATGCAGGGGGGCTAG
- the thiE gene encoding thiamine phosphate synthase encodes MLGKLYLVASPRPGQPEAAFLDRLEAALEGGVELLQLRAKGFEAQAILALGEKLRDLCRRYRVPLVINDRPDLATLLEADGVHLGQGDLGVAEARRFFTGWIGRSTHEPEQALREQAALEGSGGYLSVGPVWETPTKPGRPATGLEYVRWAAHNLQLPWFAIGGIDEHTLPRVLEAGARRVAVVRAILDAPDPEEAAKRLRRWLDGVD; translated from the coding sequence TTGCTAGGAAAACTGTACCTGGTGGCAAGCCCCCGGCCTGGCCAGCCGGAGGCGGCGTTCCTGGACCGCCTCGAGGCGGCCTTGGAGGGCGGGGTCGAACTGCTGCAACTGCGGGCCAAGGGCTTTGAGGCGCAGGCCATTCTCGCACTCGGGGAGAAGCTGCGCGACCTGTGTAGACGTTATCGGGTGCCGCTGGTGATCAACGACCGCCCCGATCTGGCGACGTTGCTGGAGGCTGACGGGGTGCACTTAGGGCAAGGAGACCTAGGCGTGGCCGAGGCCCGGCGCTTTTTCACGGGCTGGATCGGCCGCAGCACCCATGAACCTGAGCAGGCCCTGCGGGAGCAGGCCGCGCTCGAGGGAAGCGGGGGCTATCTCTCGGTGGGTCCGGTTTGGGAGACCCCCACCAAGCCCGGACGGCCCGCAACCGGGCTGGAATACGTGCGCTGGGCAGCGCATAACCTTCAGCTTCCCTGGTTCGCCATCGGGGGTATCGACGAACACACCCTGCCCAGGGTGCTGGAGGCCGGGGCCCGCCGGGTGGCGGTGGTGCGGGCCATCTTGGACGCACCAGACCCCGAGGAGGCGGCCAAGCGCCTGCGGAGGTGGTTGGATGGTGTGGATTAA
- the coaBC gene encoding bifunctional phosphopantothenoylcysteine decarboxylase/phosphopantothenate--cysteine ligase CoaBC, giving the protein MNPLQGKRIVLGVSGSIAAYKAADLASKLTQAGALVDVVLSEGAEHFITPLSFASLTGRKAHASLWEGDAHVLHVGLGEGADLLVIAPCTANTLAKLAWGQADNLLTLTALAARCPVLVAPAMDGGMFEHPATQANLETLRQRGVQILGPAQGRMASGLVGLGRMLEPAEILGHLRLALSRGGPLAGKHVVVSAGGTQEPLDPVRYLSNRSSGKQGFALAQAALDLGARVSLVVGATAAALPTPTGAERTDVESAAQMAEAVLELSRMADVLIMAAAVADFRPRQVQAHKIKKGALPRVELEPTQDILLAVAEQRRQVGRPAVVVGFAAESEKLLENAQDKLERKNLSMIVANDISAPDAGFAVDTNRVLLLLPGGVVEPLPLMTKSEVAEAVLARVVGLLAEGAGS; this is encoded by the coding sequence GTGAATCCCCTGCAGGGCAAGCGCATCGTGCTGGGTGTCAGCGGCTCCATCGCTGCTTATAAAGCCGCCGACCTCGCCAGCAAGCTCACCCAGGCCGGGGCCCTGGTGGACGTGGTCTTGAGCGAGGGGGCGGAGCACTTCATCACGCCGCTCTCCTTCGCCTCCCTTACCGGGCGCAAGGCCCACGCCAGCCTGTGGGAGGGCGATGCCCACGTGCTCCACGTGGGCCTGGGCGAGGGCGCCGACTTGCTGGTAATCGCCCCTTGCACCGCGAACACCCTGGCCAAGCTAGCTTGGGGCCAGGCCGACAACCTGCTCACCCTGACCGCCCTGGCCGCGCGCTGCCCGGTGCTGGTGGCCCCCGCTATGGACGGCGGCATGTTCGAGCACCCCGCCACCCAGGCAAACCTCGAGACCCTCCGCCAGCGGGGCGTGCAGATCCTGGGCCCGGCCCAGGGCCGCATGGCTTCGGGCCTGGTGGGGCTGGGGCGGATGCTCGAGCCCGCTGAGATCCTGGGGCACCTTCGTCTGGCATTAAGCCGCGGCGGTCCCTTGGCGGGCAAGCACGTGGTGGTGAGCGCGGGCGGCACCCAGGAGCCCCTCGACCCGGTGCGCTACCTCAGCAACCGCTCCTCGGGCAAGCAGGGCTTCGCCCTGGCCCAGGCCGCGCTGGACCTGGGGGCCAGGGTCAGCCTGGTGGTGGGGGCCACCGCGGCCGCCCTACCCACCCCCACCGGGGCCGAGCGCACCGACGTGGAGAGCGCGGCCCAGATGGCCGAGGCCGTCCTGGAGCTTTCCCGGATGGCCGACGTGCTGATCATGGCCGCCGCGGTGGCCGACTTCCGCCCCCGCCAGGTCCAGGCCCACAAGATCAAGAAGGGGGCTTTGCCCCGGGTCGAACTCGAGCCCACCCAGGACATCCTGCTGGCGGTGGCCGAGCAGCGCCGCCAGGTAGGCCGGCCGGCGGTGGTGGTGGGTTTCGCCGCCGAGAGCGAGAAGCTGCTGGAAAACGCACAGGACAAGCTCGAGCGCAAGAACCTCTCCATGATCGTCGCCAACGACATCAGCGCCCCTGACGCTGGTTTCGCGGTGGATACTAACCGCGTCCTCCTGCTCTTGCCGGGCGGGGTGGTCGAACCCCTGCCGCTCATGACCAAGAGCGAAGTCGCGGAAGCCGTCCTGGCACGGGTGGTCGGACTCCTCGCAGAAGGAGCCGGCAGCTAA
- a CDS encoding ABC transporter ATP-binding protein, whose translation MTAPLVLIDQASAIYRSLQGQSRLTLESVSLRLMPGETHALIGRNGAGKTTLLRLILGLLPALTGKVSVLGKDPVTRRTQIMREVGVLLDGRRALEPRLSGLENLTLKGSMYGLPKAELHDRAKALLDHFDLPANEPVNRYSRGMRQRLILAGAVLHKPRVLLLDEPTLGLDIRGWDLLLELIEQTNKLGGAVLITSQEISLMEKISSWVSVLERGRVVASGAPSDVLGSLGYSARVRLRVLNPAKMVIPIPPGFSWDGEFLEGPLSLEGLEEAISYLRSTGAGLVGLEQVSGIERLVRGETT comes from the coding sequence ATGACCGCTCCTCTAGTACTAATTGACCAAGCCAGTGCCATCTACCGTTCTCTCCAGGGTCAGTCCAGGCTGACCCTGGAGAGCGTAAGTCTTCGATTGATGCCGGGCGAAACCCATGCGCTGATAGGTCGCAACGGTGCTGGGAAGACCACTCTGCTCAGGCTAATCCTAGGCTTGTTGCCTGCTCTGACCGGGAAAGTCAGCGTACTGGGCAAAGATCCCGTCACACGGCGTACCCAGATCATGCGGGAGGTCGGGGTCTTGCTGGATGGTAGGCGCGCGCTAGAACCCCGCCTGAGCGGATTAGAGAACTTAACGCTCAAAGGCTCGATGTACGGGCTGCCCAAAGCCGAACTCCATGACCGTGCCAAGGCCCTGCTAGACCACTTCGATCTCCCTGCTAACGAACCGGTAAACCGGTACTCGAGGGGAATGCGACAGCGGCTTATCCTAGCGGGAGCTGTTCTGCATAAACCCCGAGTTCTCCTTCTCGATGAGCCTACCCTGGGTCTGGATATTCGGGGGTGGGATCTGCTACTGGAGCTCATCGAGCAAACGAACAAGCTCGGGGGGGCAGTGCTGATAACCTCACAGGAAATTTCACTCATGGAAAAGATCTCAAGTTGGGTAAGCGTTCTGGAACGGGGAAGAGTGGTGGCTTCTGGAGCTCCATCGGACGTGCTAGGCAGCCTAGGCTACAGCGCTCGAGTGCGCCTAAGGGTTCTCAATCCAGCCAAGATGGTAATCCCGATACCTCCAGGCTTCTCGTGGGATGGGGAGTTTCTTGAAGGACCGCTCAGTTTGGAGGGATTGGAGGAGGCTATATCCTACCTGCGCTCTACGGGTGCAGGCTTAGTGGGCCTTGAGCAAGTCTCGGGTATAGAGAGACTGGTGAGGGGAGAGACGACATGA
- the thiD gene encoding bifunctional hydroxymethylpyrimidine kinase/phosphomethylpyrimidine kinase, whose amino-acid sequence MPFPIALTVAGSDPSGGAGLQADLKTFHRFGVYGMGVVTVLTVQNTLGVREVVPLEPALVARQLEAVLHDPGAHAIKTGALGDAAIVHSIAPLLAQAALPLVVDPVLVAKSGDSLLGGEALEALKSCLLPIAALLTPNLLEAQALLGQPIRDLADAREAARLLACLGPRAVLLKGGHLAGKEATDVLWDGHALHLFPEWKIPSVHTHGTGCTLSAAITALLAKGIPLHEAVARAKRFVTRAIATAPGIGRGIGPLNHWAGEEAHSR is encoded by the coding sequence GTGCCCTTTCCCATCGCCCTCACCGTCGCCGGCAGCGACCCCAGCGGCGGCGCCGGCCTCCAGGCTGACCTCAAGACCTTCCACCGCTTCGGGGTCTACGGCATGGGCGTGGTCACCGTGCTGACCGTGCAGAACACCCTCGGGGTGCGCGAGGTCGTGCCCCTCGAGCCCGCCCTGGTCGCACGCCAGCTAGAAGCCGTACTGCATGACCCTGGAGCCCACGCCATCAAGACGGGGGCTTTGGGGGATGCGGCAATTGTGCACAGCATCGCCCCGCTACTGGCCCAAGCGGCTTTGCCGCTGGTGGTGGACCCGGTCTTGGTGGCCAAGAGCGGGGATTCGCTGCTAGGAGGCGAGGCCCTCGAGGCCCTGAAGTCCTGCCTACTCCCCATCGCCGCGCTGCTGACCCCCAACCTGCTCGAGGCCCAGGCCCTGCTGGGCCAGCCTATACGCGACCTGGCCGACGCCCGCGAAGCCGCCCGGCTGCTGGCGTGCCTGGGACCACGGGCCGTGCTGCTCAAGGGCGGCCACCTGGCCGGGAAGGAGGCCACCGACGTGCTGTGGGACGGCCACGCGCTGCACCTCTTCCCCGAGTGGAAAATCCCCTCGGTCCATACGCACGGGACCGGCTGCACCCTCTCGGCCGCGATCACCGCGTTGCTGGCGAAGGGGATCCCGCTGCACGAGGCGGTCGCTCGAGCCAAGCGCTTCGTGACCCGGGCCATCGCAACAGCTCCGGGCATCGGACGGGGCATCGGACCGCTCAACCACTGGGCGGGAGAGGAGGCCCATAGCCGATAG
- a CDS encoding thiazole synthase yields MSELVIAGRRLNSRLFVGTGKYRDFTLMREALEASGAEVVTVSVRRVEVGAAGHQGLLEALDWQRYRVLPNTAGARTAVEALRLARLGRALTGSDWVKLEVIPDPTYLLPDPLETYRAAEALLQEGFVVLPYIPPDPVLAERLAQLGCATVMPLASPIGSGQGLKNRAMLEIFARQRAVLPPVVVDAGLRWPSEAAGAMELGADAVLVNTAIAEARDPVAMAAAFRQAVEAGRKAYEAGPMPQRAFASPSSPIQGVPLPQPEMPL; encoded by the coding sequence GTGAGCGAATTGGTGATCGCAGGCCGGCGCCTGAACAGCCGCCTGTTCGTGGGCACGGGCAAGTACCGCGACTTCACGCTGATGAGGGAAGCGCTCGAGGCCTCCGGGGCCGAGGTGGTGACCGTCTCCGTCCGGCGCGTCGAGGTGGGGGCGGCGGGGCACCAGGGCCTGCTGGAAGCGCTGGACTGGCAGCGCTACCGGGTGCTGCCCAACACCGCCGGAGCCCGCACGGCCGTCGAGGCCCTGCGCCTGGCCCGGCTGGGGCGGGCGCTCACGGGGAGCGACTGGGTCAAGCTGGAGGTCATCCCCGACCCCACCTACCTACTGCCTGACCCGCTGGAAACCTACCGGGCTGCTGAAGCTTTGCTGCAGGAGGGTTTCGTGGTGCTGCCCTACATCCCCCCCGACCCGGTACTGGCAGAGAGGCTCGCCCAACTGGGCTGCGCTACCGTGATGCCTCTGGCTTCTCCCATCGGCTCGGGGCAGGGGTTGAAGAACCGGGCCATGCTGGAAATTTTCGCGCGGCAGCGCGCCGTGTTGCCGCCCGTGGTGGTGGACGCTGGGCTACGCTGGCCCTCGGAAGCTGCCGGGGCGATGGAGCTGGGTGCCGATGCAGTACTGGTCAACACCGCCATCGCCGAAGCCCGCGACCCTGTGGCCATGGCCGCGGCCTTCCGTCAGGCAGTCGAGGCCGGGCGCAAGGCTTATGAGGCGGGCCCCATGCCTCAGCGTGCCTTTGCTAGCCCCTCGAGCCCAATCCAGGGCGTCCCCCTGCCCCAGCCGGAGATGCCCTTGTAA
- the thiC gene encoding phosphomethylpyrimidine synthase ThiC — MTQLEAARKGLVTEAMAYVAQSEGLEPEFVRQQVAVGRVVIPANPNHRTLTHFTAIGEGMRVKVNANLGTSYDFADPEQEVQKVRAAIEAGADTVMDLSTGGDLERIREMTLEASTVPLGTVPIYEAEFQAARRKSVFDMTPDELLEVIERHGRSGVDYITIHAGVTQESLRRYRNSSRVTGIVSRGGGLLAAWMLRNEQENPLWERFDDVLEIARSYDMTLSLGDGLRPGSLADSTDRAQIQELLLIGELVERARRAGVQAMVEGPGHIPLNEIRTNVQLQKKLTDHAPFYILGMLPIDTGAGFDHIAGAIGGAVAGWHGADMLCYLTPAEHLALPTALHVREGVIAFKLAAHVADVARGHPAALLRNRQMSQARYALDWERQFELCLFPEEARRLYETRATRTKACSMCGPFCPMNLVEAVLRGRARVSDLEPA, encoded by the coding sequence ATGACCCAACTGGAAGCCGCCCGCAAGGGCCTCGTCACCGAAGCCATGGCCTACGTGGCCCAATCCGAAGGGCTCGAGCCGGAGTTTGTCCGTCAGCAAGTGGCCGTGGGGCGGGTGGTCATCCCCGCCAACCCCAACCACCGCACCCTGACCCACTTCACTGCCATCGGCGAGGGGATGCGGGTGAAGGTCAACGCCAACCTGGGCACCTCCTACGACTTCGCCGACCCCGAACAGGAGGTGCAAAAGGTCCGGGCGGCCATCGAGGCGGGGGCGGATACCGTGATGGACCTCTCCACCGGGGGCGACCTGGAGCGCATCCGCGAGATGACCCTGGAAGCCAGCACCGTCCCGCTGGGCACCGTGCCGATCTACGAGGCCGAATTCCAGGCCGCCCGGCGCAAGAGCGTCTTCGACATGACGCCCGACGAACTGCTAGAGGTGATCGAACGGCACGGCCGATCGGGGGTCGACTACATCACCATTCATGCCGGGGTGACCCAGGAGAGCCTGCGCCGCTACCGCAATAGTTCCAGGGTCACCGGCATCGTCTCGCGGGGAGGTGGGCTGCTGGCGGCTTGGATGCTGCGCAACGAGCAGGAAAACCCGCTGTGGGAACGCTTCGACGACGTGCTCGAGATCGCCCGCAGCTACGACATGACCCTCTCGCTGGGGGATGGGCTGCGCCCGGGCTCTCTGGCCGACTCCACCGACCGGGCCCAGATCCAGGAGTTGCTGCTGATCGGTGAGCTGGTCGAGCGCGCACGCCGGGCCGGGGTACAGGCCATGGTCGAGGGGCCAGGCCACATCCCCCTGAACGAGATCCGGACCAATGTGCAGCTGCAAAAGAAGCTCACCGACCACGCGCCTTTTTACATCCTGGGAATGCTCCCCATCGACACCGGGGCGGGGTTCGATCACATCGCGGGGGCTATCGGCGGGGCGGTCGCGGGCTGGCACGGGGCGGACATGCTGTGCTACCTCACCCCGGCCGAGCACCTGGCGCTGCCCACCGCCCTGCACGTGCGCGAGGGGGTGATCGCCTTCAAGCTCGCCGCCCACGTCGCCGACGTAGCCCGGGGCCACCCCGCCGCCCTCCTCCGCAACCGCCAGATGAGCCAGGCTCGCTACGCCCTCGACTGGGAGCGCCAGTTCGAGCTGTGCCTGTTCCCCGAGGAGGCCCGCAGGCTCTACGAAACCCGCGCCACCCGGACCAAGGCCTGCAGCATGTGCGGCCCTTTTTGCCCGATGAACCTGGTCGAGGCCGTGCTGCGCGGAAGGGCCCGCGTGAGTGACCTCGAACCCGCCTGA
- a CDS encoding S-layer homology domain-containing protein: protein MRRLLAGLAVLGLAGAQQAPRGGFVDVPPCHWAAEAVRALAAKGLVQGSPVGSRELEAEREAQTRLITAKQAIEQDRIRKQTEAEVAAFAEVRKAEAAKTAAQLEAEAAITRARAEAEAQELIAKGQTAGKMVDVDVERERVSVEQARVNVECQALENKQTYSQAALEFELQKLKVEALRDVQAELARSIGQFMSKGNMNIYGDPATLAKMTEQYTKGLGVGNFLDGIGTGSNGQSTELIQQILERVQGLANKGGLSTDKNPPSNN, encoded by the coding sequence ATGCGCCGGTTGCTGGCGGGTTTGGCGGTCCTGGGGTTGGCGGGGGCGCAGCAGGCCCCGCGGGGCGGTTTCGTGGACGTGCCGCCTTGCCACTGGGCGGCGGAGGCGGTGCGGGCGCTGGCGGCGAAGGGGTTGGTCCAGGGGAGCCCGGTGGGCTCGAGGGAACTCGAGGCCGAGCGCGAGGCCCAGACCCGGCTCATCACCGCCAAGCAGGCCATCGAGCAGGACCGCATCCGCAAGCAGACCGAGGCCGAGGTGGCCGCCTTCGCCGAGGTGCGTAAGGCCGAAGCCGCCAAGACGGCGGCGCAGCTCGAGGCTGAGGCCGCCATCACCCGCGCCCGGGCCGAGGCGGAGGCCCAGGAACTCATCGCCAAGGGCCAAACCGCGGGCAAGATGGTGGACGTGGACGTCGAGCGCGAGCGCGTCAGCGTGGAGCAGGCCCGGGTCAACGTCGAGTGCCAGGCCCTAGAGAACAAGCAGACCTACAGCCAGGCCGCGCTCGAGTTCGAGCTGCAGAAGCTCAAGGTCGAGGCCCTGCGCGACGTGCAGGCCGAGCTCGCCCGCTCCATCGGCCAGTTCATGAGCAAGGGAAACATGAACATCTACGGCGACCCCGCCACCCTCGCCAAGATGACCGAGCAGTACACCAAGGGCCTGGGCGTGGGCAATTTCCTCGACGGCATCGGCACCGGCTCCAACGGCCAGTCCACCGAGCTCATCCAGCAGATCCTCGAGCGCGTGCAGGGGCTGGCGAACAAAGGCGGGCTCAGCACCGACAAGAACCCGCCGTCAAACAATTAG